A genome region from Carya illinoinensis cultivar Pawnee chromosome 2, C.illinoinensisPawnee_v1, whole genome shotgun sequence includes the following:
- the LOC122295050 gene encoding probable transcriptional regulator RABBIT EARS, whose translation MESGKQGGSESSSEENDGIDQQVKDTDMSSTKRSYKCSFCKRGFTNAQALGGHMNIHRKDRVKAPKQHTSGPSFSNKSDEDNIPSSFISVPVPCDPSNYNFPAFEVQKNCQMYFQPSASGSRHPQATTFRQSDLSDSRSQSWRMNQELLSANLSLRIGPMHADQEDRRKRGVNKADEVDLELRLGHDPY comes from the coding sequence ATGGAATCAGGCAAGCAAGGAGGCTCGGAGTCTTCAAGCGAAGAGAACGATGGAATAGATCAGCAAGTCAAAGATACTGACATGAGCAGTACCAAACGCTCTTACAAATGCTCATTCTGCAAGCGGGGCTTCACCAACGCGCAGGCCTTGGGAGGGCATATGAACATACACCGCAAAGATCGAGTCAAGGCGCCCAAGCAACACACAAGCGGCCCTTCGTTTTCAAATAAATCGGACGAGGATAACATCCCTTCTAGTTTCATTTCAGTACCGGTTCCATGCGATCCATCAAACTATAACTTCCCAGCTTTTGAGGTGCAGAAGAACTGTCAAATGTACTTTCAGCCATCAGCATCAGGCTCTAGACACCCACAAGCAACAACTTTCCGTCAGAGTGATTTGTCTGATTCAAGGTCCCAGTCCTGGAGAATGAACCAGGAACTTTTGAGCGCAAATTTAAGCCTTCGAATTGGCCCCATGCATGCAGATCAGGAAGACAGAAGGAAGAGGGGAGTTAACAAAGCCGATGAAGTGGACTTGGAGCTTCGACTAGGTCATGATCCATATTGA